The DNA sequence GCTGCTGAAAAAGTCGCGTTTGCGACTTCTTCAGCGCCTGCTGTTTTCTCAGGGGGGCTAGAGGCGCCCCCCTCGAGCGAACGCACATGTCGTTCGCTCTCACCCCCGTCCTCAGCGGCTCTGCCGCTGCCTCGCCCGTTGGGCTCGGGGCTCCGTGCCGACCTGAAACCCTGGACTCGATCTTTTTCAGCAACCTGCGACGAGCCTGCGGTCTTCGCGCCCCCCGTCAGGGATCGTCGGGGGGAGCGTCCTCGACGGCGTGGCCGAGCTCTCGGCAGCGGTCGATACGCCGCCGCACCGCCATCCTGGAGAGGCCCAGGAAGCGGCCCGCCTTCACCTGGTTGCCACCGCTACGCCGTAGGGCCTCGGCGAGGGCGGCGCACTCGAGGGCCTGCAGGTTGAGGTCGTCGGCGGTGGCGAGCCAGGACTCGAGCTCGGGCTTCGACTCGCCGGGGCTCGAGTCCGGAGAGGCGGTCACCGGATCCTCGCCGGGCCTGGACGGTCCTCCGGAATCGGCCCGGATGTGGTCGGCGAGGAGTGAGCTCTCGATGGCCTCGCCTTCGGAGCAGACATAGACCAGACGACGCACTTCGTGGACCAGCTCGCGGATGTTCCCGGGCCAGGGATAGGCCATCAGCCGGCGCAGTGCCTTGACCGTCAGTCCCCGAATCGGCTTGCCGATGTCCTGGGAAATCTGGCGCAAGAAGTGCTCGACCAGAATCGGAATGTCGTCCCGCCGCTGGCGCAGCGGCGGCACTCGCAACTGCACCCCGGCGAGGCGGTAGTAGAGATCGGCCCGGAACTGCTGCGCGTCGACCAAGGCCAACAGGTCGGCGTTGGTGGCGGCGATGATGCGCACGTCGAAGGCCACCGGCTCGCCGCCGACGGGATGCACCTCGCGCGCTTCGAGAGCCCGCAGGAGCTTGGGCTGCAGGGCCGCCGGCAAGTCTCCGATCTCATCGAGCAGCAACGTGCCCCCCTGCGCTTGGAGAAAGCGCCCGCGACGGGCGCGGACGCCGGTCGCCACCCGCTCTCCGATGCCGAAGAGCTCGGCTTCGAGAAGCTCCGCCGGCACGGCGGCACAGTTGAGGGCGACGAAGGGGCCGCGGCGACGGCCCGACGACAGATGCAGAATGCGCGCGATCCACTCCTTGCCGGCGCCGGTCTCGCCGTTGACCAGCACCGGCAGATCCCGCCCGACGAGGGGCTCCATCTGGCGATGCAGCTCGCGAATCGTCGCCGAGATACCGGGCACATAACCGGGCGGAAACTCGAGCTCTGGGCGCAGCTGGCCGAGGGCCGCCGGCAGCGCGAATTCGGCCGACACGAAGTTCCGCACCATCAGGCGCAGCAGGGTGATCAGCAACGGCTGACTGTCGGCGCGGGCCGGAAAGTCGCCGCACAGAACGAGCACCACCGCCGGACGGTCGGGCTCCGACCAGGCGGCCATGGTGAGCGGCTCCTGCTGCGCCACGGCGAGGGTCGCAAAGCGCAGGCCGCTGGCCTCGGAGGACGCCAGCCACTCTTCGATCCGGCCTTCGAGGCCGGCGTCGAGCTCGCCGCAAGCGGCGAGAACGATGGCCTCGCGATCGCCCAGCCGCAGCACCGCACCAGCCCTCACCCCCACCCGCGAGACCACCCGCACCAGCACGCTCTCCAGCCCGCCGGCCTGATCCTCCGACTCGAGCAGGGCATCGAGGGCCGCGAACCAGCGTCCGACGAGGCGGCCGTCGAGCCAGTTCCGCCGCGTCGGGGTGACCTCTTCGAAGACCTCCTGGACCGACGACTCCGCCGCCGGCGTCAGATCCACCGCCAGCTCCGAATCGAGACTGTCGACGGGCTCGAGGCTGAGCTCGGCTCCCCCGAACCAGAGCTCGTCGCCGGACCGCAGATCGACGGTGGTGACCCGTGCACCGTTGACGAAGCTACCGTTCTTGCTCTCGAGGTCGTTGAGCCAGACGCCGGCGGGATCGACGGTGAGCAGAGCGTGGCGCTGGGAGACCCCCTTCACCGA is a window from the Acidobacteriota bacterium genome containing:
- a CDS encoding sigma 54-interacting transcriptional regulator — translated: METGDPREQSDGDDQLAANLGFRLRGVVAGRERVFPLKIGANVIGRAPESDVPLSVKGVSQRHALLTVDPAGVWLNDLESKNGSFVNGARVTTVDLRSGDELWFGGAELSLEPVDSLDSELAVDLTPAAESSVQEVFEEVTPTRRNWLDGRLVGRWFAALDALLESEDQAGGLESVLVRVVSRVGVRAGAVLRLGDREAIVLAACGELDAGLEGRIEEWLASSEASGLRFATLAVAQQEPLTMAAWSEPDRPAVVLVLCGDFPARADSQPLLITLLRLMVRNFVSAEFALPAALGQLRPELEFPPGYVPGISATIRELHRQMEPLVGRDLPVLVNGETGAGKEWIARILHLSSGRRRGPFVALNCAAVPAELLEAELFGIGERVATGVRARRGRFLQAQGGTLLLDEIGDLPAALQPKLLRALEAREVHPVGGEPVAFDVRIIAATNADLLALVDAQQFRADLYYRLAGVQLRVPPLRQRRDDIPILVEHFLRQISQDIGKPIRGLTVKALRRLMAYPWPGNIRELVHEVRRLVYVCSEGEAIESSLLADHIRADSGGPSRPGEDPVTASPDSSPGESKPELESWLATADDLNLQALECAALAEALRRSGGNQVKAGRFLGLSRMAVRRRIDRCRELGHAVEDAPPDDP